A genomic segment from Leptolyngbya boryana PCC 6306 encodes:
- a CDS encoding site-2 protease family protein yields MSQSSSQTEPTSKQSFWMQWIFVNSLGHGIGLALPILFADLFSVQDYKSYGVLAYLSFGIWVGLPQWLVLRQIIPISSLWIWVVVLSPLLSLLLILPVALSLAPLVFFIYPLLLSCGQWLVLRQKLQKTSAWIVNNAIFVTMSGLVGGGFGVARILPNYLGISILLGGLCGGFVYGLMSGMELRRLIRQSPQSLRNQRQSNLDTPPNFSVWRFQVFSFLLLAVLFGIWLHVILSISPTSNRLIPVWLGLIILYVYSFLSILVHELGHLLFALSNGFDLKYFAVGRWILVRQNKGFKLRRMRRRVAGGFVLPVSKSLESLDRRLFMMILGGPVASFLLFFVGALPILLFPKLVSDNDTIRCITFISVLSLHAAILNAIPLKFGYWNTDGRIMLNLIQNNSQGQRFAALYGVSARLRQGIRPRDIDPDLVRWVLAMPDKSVEHISGLLIGYYVALDQGGYEQAGNYLDQALDMHLYYPELFRASLLIEGTYFEAHIRHRVDHARQWFEKIQETVLVEPYTLLRAEAALLLAQGEKASARLKAEQGLASIQRDRSVLQGAIAENDWLHSLLQKAT; encoded by the coding sequence ATGTCTCAATCTTCTAGCCAAACAGAACCCACCTCAAAACAGAGTTTCTGGATGCAATGGATTTTTGTTAATAGTTTAGGACATGGAATTGGTCTAGCACTGCCTATTCTGTTCGCTGATCTGTTCTCAGTCCAAGACTACAAGAGCTATGGTGTGCTTGCCTATTTGTCTTTTGGAATCTGGGTTGGTTTACCTCAATGGCTTGTCTTGCGCCAGATCATTCCCATCTCATCACTGTGGATTTGGGTTGTTGTGCTATCTCCTTTATTGTCCTTGCTGCTCATCCTCCCGGTCGCGCTCTCCCTGGCACCTTTAGTTTTTTTCATCTATCCATTACTCCTGAGCTGCGGTCAATGGCTAGTTTTACGACAGAAATTACAGAAGACATCAGCATGGATAGTCAATAATGCGATATTTGTGACGATGAGCGGGTTGGTTGGCGGGGGGTTTGGAGTAGCACGCATTCTACCAAACTATCTTGGAATCTCTATTTTACTTGGAGGACTCTGCGGAGGATTCGTTTATGGTTTGATGAGTGGAATGGAGTTACGTCGCCTCATTCGACAATCGCCCCAATCGCTGAGAAACCAACGACAGTCTAACCTTGACACGCCTCCAAACTTCAGTGTTTGGAGATTCCAAGTCTTCTCGTTTCTTCTCTTGGCTGTACTATTTGGAATTTGGCTGCATGTTATTTTGTCTATTTCCCCTACCAGTAATAGATTAATTCCTGTTTGGCTTGGGCTTATCATTCTTTATGTTTATAGCTTTCTCTCAATCTTGGTGCATGAATTGGGGCATTTGCTCTTTGCCTTGTCAAATGGGTTTGATCTCAAGTACTTTGCAGTTGGTCGATGGATCTTAGTCCGTCAGAACAAAGGCTTTAAGTTGCGTCGAATGCGTCGTCGAGTTGCAGGCGGGTTTGTACTTCCTGTCTCTAAATCTCTAGAATCCTTGGATAGACGATTATTCATGATGATATTAGGAGGACCTGTCGCTTCTTTCCTATTATTTTTTGTAGGAGCACTTCCTATATTATTGTTTCCAAAGTTAGTAAGCGATAATGACACGATTCGATGTATCACCTTTATTTCTGTTCTAAGCTTACACGCTGCAATTTTGAATGCGATTCCTTTGAAGTTCGGCTACTGGAATACAGATGGACGGATTATGTTGAATCTGATTCAAAATAATTCCCAGGGTCAGAGATTCGCTGCGCTTTATGGTGTGAGTGCTAGGCTAAGACAAGGAATTCGTCCGCGAGATATTGATCCTGATTTGGTTAGGTGGGTACTAGCGATGCCTGACAAATCAGTGGAACATATTTCAGGGTTGTTAATCGGGTATTATGTTGCATTAGATCAGGGAGGATATGAACAAGCTGGCAATTATCTCGATCAAGCCCTTGATATGCATTTGTATTATCCTGAGCTTTTTCGTGCATCTTTGCTGATAGAAGGTACTTACTTTGAAGCTCATATTCGTCATCGGGTTGACCATGCTCGTCAATGGTTTGAGAAGATTCAGGAGACAGTGCTTGTTGAACCCTACACGTTGCTAAGAGCAGAAGCAGCGCTACTTTTGGCACAGGGTGAAAAAGCATCTGCTCGACTCAAGGCTGAACAAGGGTTGGCTAGTATTCAACGCGATCGCTCTGTGCTTCAAGGCGCGATCGCCGAAAATGACTGGCTACATTCGTTACTTCAAAAAGCAACTTAA